The Pyxicephalus adspersus chromosome 1, UCB_Pads_2.0, whole genome shotgun sequence sequence tttgtatgtatatatatatttatatattttttttatataattatatatccaATGTCCTGATTCTACGTAGGTtccttttctgtttgttttctctcCCTTGCGATTAAGCACAACAATAAAGAAAGGGGCATGATAGCCAGATACTGTCTCTCATGCACTGATGAAATGACTGATGAAAAGCCAGCAATTCCAAGGCAGTAGTCTCAGAGATCAGGGTGGTCCATGGCTTCGTTATAAGTGATTATCCTACTGGGATctgtaaaagaaacagaaaatacattCAGCTTTCTTTTGTAAGAAATTAGTAATGCCTGTCAAGAATAAACTTCCATATATAAACCAATGACTTGCTGATTAAGCAGTGTTGAGCAGTGCAAAACAATAGAACCATGGGAAAGCAGACCAGGGGCTTATTCCATTTTACAAATATCAATGgtgttgtaaattacattttcctcTGAAGCTGTCATTATTAACATCTAATGCACAAGCTGCTAGTTActgctcaaaaaaaaagaaaaaaaaagggttcctTTTTTGAGCAGTAACCAGCAGCTTGTGCAttgtacatatatttacacagtagaaccccggttatccggcacccaatagttccgctttcttgattgctcctgcagccctaacagagctgtggcatgtgttctgcatccaagattacataccacagctctgctagggctgcaggagcaatcaggagagcggagccgTCAGGGGAGCAGAGCATAGCTTcatgattggctgaaaaaagggaaactctgatgacactagaggtgaatagggataAGTCTCCCAATTCAACTCCAAGCTGATtgggtgagaaaaaaaatgaaattaaccGGAAATCGGCCATTCCACAGTTCTActgtatacacacatacatgaaaTTAGAAACAAAGCTATCCTaggaaaatttttttaaagtgaagatTTAACAACAGTTCTTACCTTGTTTTTGCAAGTTCAAAATAGATtccatttctgtaaaaagaaaaacaaatgaagagGTCAGAATACTGGAAtagggaagttaaaaaaaaaaaaaaaaatactaaggaAGGACATTCCTTCTGACAATGATTTCCTCTTCATGTCTAACTGCAAAGTAATATGTGGCAAAAGGTAACATATTCCCATCATAGGCGGAAGAAAGATTGTGTTATCAGAATACAAATGCTCCTTATCAAAAATCTTTTATGAAGAGGTTTTCTTTACGCTTGCTAGAAAGATGTACaccattaaaataaacacaaaagataatttcatAATGACACAAAAGATAATCACATGAATTTGGGGTAGGAACTGGTAACATTCTATAAATAGAAACATATACACAGGATAGCAAGGGAGTGTCCATATTTCCTTGTAGCATAATGTATACATGAAATAACATGTTCACATTACTGAAATGACCCATGGaacaattacaggtagtccccgagttaaggacatcggacatacagacaactcctagatacgatcagagcacagcttgctccagaaggtaatgaatgtctaaaagaagctccataaagttttgtttgctttgtgattaactgacagtgaggatttttccagtaactgacaccacgctgcctaatatgtttagacaaacatttgtcctaattgcatttatttaaataatgtacatgttccgacttacatacaaactcaacttaagaacaaaactacagtccctTGTTCTTGTATGTAACTTGGGAAACTACCTGTAGTTGCTACTCCTGAGCTCCTCTTCTGGAACCAGGAAAAAATTCTGGGTACCTTAGGAAAATGGTAGAACATGACACTCCTTGACTCAAAAATGCAAAGCTTTGTAGTTACCACCCTATTGACTGGTTATATGTTAAAAAGCACAACCCTAATTCAGTGTTGCCTCCAGCCACTTTTAGATGGGCGCAACACCTATGATCAAACGTTCCagtaaccatctaaaaacagccaagtggttaccGAAAAATTGGGTTGCAATATAGGCGtttaatacaaagacaatgtaaaaatgggacatactaagggtGTGGGCATTTTAAAGTTGGAACATAATATAGAAGGTGGTAGAAAGTTGATATTTAGAGGGGTTTTGGAAAAAATTGGGAACACTATGTTACCCAGCACACTGTTTGACTACCTGCCCACAGCTtcagggagtttaaaaaaaaatatacacccatatttttatgacaaaaaaaaaaaaaaaaaaaaaaacacacttacttggTCCAATCTGGGTGCTGCCTGTTGGATCCAATCCTCAGGCAGCGCCCTCCTCCTCCGAACTTTCCCCGgggagtgcactgacgttcccggGAGTTCcgggtgacatcggtgcatgtgggaaattcatattttgtattggattcaatacaaaataactattgaatctaattcaaagtaatcattatattatatatacagttaggaccataaattttggacagagacaccttgtttctaattttggttctgttaataccacaattttttttttaaatgaaacaacttagatgcagttgaactgcagatattcagctttaattcagtgggttgaacaaaaaaaagattgcatagaagtgtgaggaactgaagccttttttaacacaatcgcttcatttcaggggctaaaaagtaattggacaaaataaaaagctgaaaaaatgttcatttctaatacttggttgaaaaccctttgctggcaatgacagcctgtagtctagaactcatggacatcaccagatgctgggtttcctcctttttaatgctctgccaggcctttactgcagcggctttcagttgctgtttgtttgtgagcCTTTCCGTCCGaaatttagtcttcaacaagtgaaatgcatgctcaattgggttcagatcaggtgactgacttgcccattcaagaatatttcacttctttgctttaataaattcttgcgttgctttggctgtatgttttgggtcattgtccatctgtattatgaaacgcctcccaatcaatatgactgcatttagctggatttgagcagacagtatgtctctgaacacctcagaattcattcggctgcttctgtcctgtgtcacatcatggataaacactagtgtcccagtgccactggcagccatgcacgcccaagccatcacactgcctccgccatgttttacagatgatgcggtatgctttggatcatgagctgttccacgcctataggctccatacttttttcttgccatcattctggtaaaggttgatcttggtttcatctgtccaaagaatgtttttccagaactttgctggcttttttacatgtttttagcAAAGTcgaatctagcctttctattcttgaggcttatggagtggcttgcaccttgcagcgcaccctctgtatttactttcatgcagtcttctctttatggtagagttggatatcgatacgccttcttcctggagagtgttgttcacttggttggctgttgtgaaggggtttctcttcaccatggaaataattctgcgatcatccaccactgttgtcttccgtggacgtccaggtcttttggcgttgctgagttaaCCAGTGCTGTAACTGTAGATTTTGcccctcctaatattgtagcaatttcttcgatgggtttttttctgtttttgcagcttaagaatggcttgtttcacctgcacggAGAGCTGCTTTGACCTCATGTTGTcttgtttacagcaaaatcttccacatacaagcaccccctgccccctcccctcaaatcaactccataTCTACcgaattgataatgacataaaggaATTGCCCAATctagcccatgaaatagcctttgggtcaattgtccaattccttttgagcccctgaaatgaagtgattgtataaaaaaaaaaaaaaaaaaggcttatttcctgactttttttattgcaagctttttgttcagcccactgagttaaagctaaaagtctgcagttcaactgcatcggagttgtttcattgaaagaagtgtgtaaaaaaaaaaaaaaaaaaaaaaggcttatttcctgacttttttttatgcaagctttttgttcagcccactgagttaaagctaaaagtctgcagttcaactgcatcggagttgtttcattgaaaattaattgtggtaatgtagagaaccaaaatgagaaaaatgtctctgtacaaatatttatggacctaactgtatatattatacatgcaactgtacagttaaatgacaggtttcagtatttttatgcacccttgttttaacagatgatattttttaaagtttgttattaagtgtattaaacattggacattatttcggtgagttatgcctaagaaatataggcctatattgtaaaaattccatgcaaaacaatgtacagcttttggcATAATATAACTGACATatttagaccaccagggaggatAAACACCATATAGATAGCTGAAAAGTGTATGTACAACTTGTTCCGACACTAATTTAGATTCAGAAGAAGGAAACCAATACCTCAATGTGAAAATTACCAAGAAATCTTTTATCTTGCATTCTACTAGTGAATTTAACAAATTATACCTGAAAAAGAATTTTTCAAACGGTCCTAATATGTGCAAGTAGCTATATTGTAACTTtaagtccaaaacaaagaaattatatatatatatatatatatatatatatatatatatatatacacacacacatatatacactacatgttactgtacagttaaaccacgtttcactttttttttagcagatttttgtggtttaaagtttattacatttattaaatattggacatatttcaaaaacaatttaacactttttgcatggaaatacagagagcattagaacgctaggggggacATCATGTGCCACATTTACCAGGGACTGTCTTCCACTACAAAACTTCTGTCCATACTCACAAATGCAGTTCTTCATGGAAAACAATCCATTAGtttacataaaaagacaaaaacgtTGCCGTCGAAACGAGTGTAAGACTTTCCATAGATCAattcaatatatatcaatatattctgTGGAGAAAAACTAGGGACCTTAGGGAAGATTTTTAAAGTTACTACTCAATTCTAAATGTCTATACCTGGGCAAAGCTAAAAACATCACAAGGGTTGCGTTCATTCCAGGTCAAATTTCTTCACTCTTCCCACTGCAGTGACAATTAGAATCATAAGTTATCAAGCTGCCTTAAATAATTTGTGGCTCTGCCCTATAATCAGTGTTcccaacttctcagtaaccacccaaaaacactgtgtagtgcacccagctaaaacagCCTGGAGAGAACACAGTATAACTGTTATTAGGGTTAGCGCGTTCACTGTATGAATTCTGATTTCATTTGCTACATTATTATCAGAAGCACGGATTCAAAGAAGCTAGAAGTAGCTAGAACTTTCAGAGAAAAATTAACAATGGTGGTTCATGTATCTCTTTTACGATAGGTCCCATTTAGAAGAACCACGTTAGTGTTTTGGTAACAAATGTGGctattttaagattatttttatgttttaagttttCGCAAGACTTCACTTATTGCTTGATCCCGAGGTAGTTCTGAAGCTAGCCTCCCATAGGACTCCTGTCAGCTGGCAAATTGCTAGCTATTTGCATCAATGGTTTTTAAAGAGCAATTGCAGATTTGACAACGAGCAgtaatatttattctgtatggGGCAGTGATTCAatggcatgagaaagcagtaaccgcactgcaacctcacctccAGTCTGAACATTACTTTACTCATTTaggttattaaaataaagttaaagatgCTCGCAGATCAGCAACTCAAAGAGCTCTCCTTAGCTCAGAACATATTTTTAGGTCTCTACAACTTTCTATTCTACAATTAATGGGATGTCAGCAATACAGGGATTTtcaacaagtttttgttttttgttttgtttttttgattctTTAAGAATCAAATACAATGGAAAGTAaattgcctatttaatgtacagcgctgcataatatgttggcgctattattattattatacaggatttatatagcgccaacatattacgcagtgctgtacattaaataggggttgcaaatgacagactattacagacagtgatacaggaggagaggaccctgccccgaagagcttacaatctagtaggtggggaatttacacacaataggagggggatatataaatcctgtttaataataataacaaagtaaTCTATcacttcaaattatttttttcgaAGTAAGGTCTATTGGCACCTACACCTACAGCTGGAATACaggctttaataatttttttttgtaaattgaaataaaaaccaGTGAAAATCTAAACCAATCTCATACACAGAATGATAGGATTTTTTCACTGCCTTTGATCAGGGTAATTGTGTTGAGTTGAGCACCTTTATCAAATACTAAGAACATTTACATCAAGATATTCTTTTTACTTGTTAtccaagataaaaatataaaaggacacAAGACTGCTGAGGTAAGCACGGCTGAGTTATTGAGATCAGAAAAAGATAAAGCAATGGGTACAATAACAGGCAGCTAAGCTATGTGATCACTAGCTCAGGGTCAAAGATCAGCTACATTTGGCCATATTGTCTGCAAAAGCTgaattggaaaacattttacaaatgtatttattaagggTTAGTACAATTACATGTAAACAGAAAGCTGCCCATAACTTCTATAGCCTGCTGCTGCTCCTGCACAGTCCAATACAAGCTAGGGTGAAGAGGTGACAAGTCTCCATTGTAACAAGATACAATGTTATGTcatttcactttgtataaatCTCAGGACAGAGtaagcagaaatacaaatcattagaCAAGTAAAAATCTTCTAGATGTCATTTGTGTATTCAGATGCTTGTCTTGAGCATTTACAAGGTTTGGGGAGAAATAGAAGATACATTCCTGCTGGGGtcaattattagaaaaaatgggGGAGAAAGGTGTTCCAAATTTTCACTTTGAACATTTCTATAAGTACCCTCAAGAACTCTTGTAAGAGAAATTCAGGGCTGACACTGCTGTCAGAGAAAGCAAGCTAGTCATTTCAATCTAGGACACTAGATGCACTCCTATGCAGTCAAGGAATACTTGCCTTCATTGACAATACCAGAAAAAGCTCAAAACATAGGCAGACTTGGCTTAGATATTTTCCAACCCTGCATGTTTGCCTGCACTTATTCCTTAGTTGATTTTTATTCTGGATCCTGTGCATAAGCCGCTTTCAGGAAGAGCATTTTTTGTAATGGGGAAAGAAAAGCCCCTGTTTTCTTGTATGAATATTCTGTGGCTGCATCGGTAGAAGGTTGTTCTGCTTATAGAAAGGAACACTCCTCTGCTGCAACAGCCCTTACACAAGATGCTTATGAAACTGCTTCAGTAAAATAATGGAAGTCAGCAAAGCATTGACAACTATAAGGTGCAAATGGCTCAAAATCGAAGGActgattaaaaagtaataaatgataGATTATTTAACAGTGTGTTGCATTCTTGTGTTACTGACCATGACAGAAAACTATACACTCAGTATGAGGTTCTATTCACTTCTGCATGCGATTTAAAAAGATATCTGATTATGTCTATAGATATCTGTATAGGCTCTTCAGACCACTGCTGTGTTTCACTGCAGCAGCAATAAATTGCACAAATGGCTCCTCATGTTGAGGGGAATAAAAAGATTTTCGCCCCTTTTTCCTCCCCATTTCCTAATTCTGCAAACACTACACTTTCTGTATCTGGGTGTCTTACACTAGGGCGATGTACACGTCAGAGGATTCTcctccgataatcagctcagggctagTACTGGAGaggaatctggcgtgtacagcacttgtccttaaatctgtcctggcagatccacgaatgattgtaatggaagtgaaggggaaagtgcacagcggggtgccgctccattgttctcccctctacccatagagcagaacggcacgtatgtacagcgctcattcagcCCTTTGTCGTTGGCagggatcatgaaagatttttttccaacgacaattattgaacgtgtccAAGTAGCCTGACTTACTGCATCATATCCATGAAGGGAGCCATGGATGATAAGGACAGATGCATTTCTAGTAAGCtcagaaaatattttctgtatttgctgaaaatatctttcatttacaaaatgaaaataaatgttaccaACTGAACTAAGAACTGGTAaacatggcaaaatattttttactcattgtttaaatattctttacaaagcaAAACTACACTTGGTTACCATCACACCCTGGTTAGTGCAGACATCTTCACCTGAACTTTTTCCTGGTTTGAGATGTCTGGCTATCTTCACTGGTTAGGTGGATGTAGTGAAGTTTATTTCACATCATTACATGAAAGGGATTACCATTACCTGACAGGGGTGCTTACAATTGtcaatttcttttcatttaggtggtttttttaatagaaaaggaaaaaaaatgttactgtaaatgCCTAAAAGGTGTTTGTCTTTTGTTacttatatattacttatatagttacttataaattgttatttatgttaagaCCATCTAACAATCCTTTCTGTCCAAAAGTGCTGCTGTCCAAGAGTGGCTACAGTCCTCCTTCATAGAGACAGTACAGTGAATGTAGGCAGCCTGAGACAGAAGTGTGTGTTACAATTTTCTGGCAATCAACCGTTTATTAACTATAACAGACCCCAATTAGTAATTCTTGATTGATAGCAGGCCTGAGAACAAGTAAATACAGATCATTTCTAGATATGTGCTGCAagtgcaatacataaaaaaaaaaaatcaaagtgtgATCACAAAGCACTTAAGCAGAGATATTCTAGTTTTGAAGATCAGAATATATTAAATTGGATTTATAAGTGCATATGTTACCTACACTGCTTTTAACTCCTAGAAGAAAagaatttaggtttttttattccCAGAGCAGAAaaattcatttacttttaaagctCTCCCTTTTTTTAGATTACATGTTCCATTTCTGTACACggtggtacttttttttttcaaaaaacaatacaCAAGGTAAATATGctaaagaaatgtaacattttccagTGATAACACAAAATCAAACATCTTACACAATCTTTACCTTTAGTGTGATAGATAATAGCAGCCCTCAGGTCAAAAGAACCCCAGCTATCTTTGCAATCAAGATCTCCGTGGTACCTCTTATCTTTGGCGGAGGTCTGTAAAGTGTTTTTCAGGGAGGTCTGAAGAGTCACTTCTATTTCCAAGACCTTGGACTGAAACACTAATGAACCCTGGCTAGCAGCTTCTGGCTTTTGCAGCTCTCCTAAATGCTGTGGTTCTAAAGGTAACACAGTCCCATCTCCCCCTGACCCATGAGCTGCTTTCAGCGTGGCACCATCCGGAACATGAGGGCTAGTCCGTTTCTCCAGCTCATAGGCCTTGGGGAAAACTGGGCGCTCATTTCCTGAGGAAACAATTTCAGCCGCCTGTGAAGTTTGTGGGGTAGGGTGCTCCCAGACCACCGGCCCAACCTCTGTTTTGTCTGTTCCAGCCTCAGGGCCAGCACTAGGTTCATTTATAAAAGACAAGCCCCACTGATTCTGGAAAATTTCTCCCAAGCTGTGTTGATTTGACGGTCCAGATGAATCTCCCTGCACCACTTCAGCCAGGGCATGTTGCATATTTGAAGAAAACGTATGAAGGCCAGATTTCTTTTGTTCAGGGGGATTTGAAGAGGCAGGAGAGGATTCCATAGATGAAGGCTCTGCTCCCCCAGGCAGTGTGTGTGATACAGTACTAGCAGCAGCAGCCATAAAGCCCCCATCAGCTCCAACTAAAAGGGGGCCATTGGCAAAGTTAACTGTAGATACAGACTTCATGGCAGACATGGGAACCTGGGACACGCAGTTCAAAGCTGGGGTTTCGCCAGCttgagaagagaaagaaagggaagagGGGAGCACAGGGTtgttctgggctgctttgttgAGGTTTTCTTTAACTTTGCTTGCATAACTTATTTTGGGAACTATTTTAGCACTACTATTGTCAACTGGAAAAACAGGAGGGGGTTTAAACAGTTGCCAAGGGTCCTCTTTGGAGGAAGTGACTGGGGAAGCTTTCCCTTTGGGccggtcatcaaacttttttccAGCAATAGGTTTGGCATCAGAGTTTTTCCTCTGTATATCACCAGAGTTCGGTTTCCCTCGACCAGCCCCTGTAGGTACTTGCTCACATTTCCAAGAGGCTTTACCATTGTCCAGCCGAGCTCCTCCTTTCTGCTCTGCAAAACCATCAGATTTTGAATTTTCAGAATCCAGCTTGACTTCAGGGTCTGACATTTTGCCAGTCAGATGGTTGGAGTTCTCAGCAGCCTTGGCATTGGTACacttggcttttctttttttgggtgtgGCATATCCACTCTCAGACCCACTGCCATCATGTTCTGCACTTTTGCTCACATATCCATTAGTTATATATCCAGAGTTATTTGAAAGCAAACCATTTTGAATGAGCCCAGCCTCTACTTTGTCTGTGCATTTGATATCTTTAGGTTTGCTTTCATTAGTTTTATCATTCTTTTTGTCCATACTGTTTTTCTGGAGCAATGTTTTAGTCTTGTTACTAGTTTTGCCAAAATTAATAGTCTTGGCTAGGTGCCTAGAATTGGGGTCGGCAGTAATTTGCTGGCTGCCGTTCGTTACCCTGGAGGCAGTCTGATTTGCAGATTTGTCAGAACCCAGGATCCGTATAGGGTTGTGTCGATCTCCTGTTGTACCATTTATCTCTCCATGTCctgagaaaagataaaaacaagaaTTACTATGCAGAAAAAATAACCTACAACATGTGCTGCTCCCCATTCAAAACATGTTCTGCAGCTAAAAGCTTCAAGCAACCGGAATATTTCACACCAAAGATTACATGGACTTTGAGGTTGGGTGGGTGGGTATACAAATTCGGCACTGTCCATTACCAATACAAAACTCTTTCAGACTGGCCTATCAAGAGGCCATTATGCGACATCAGCCTATGGTGCTTGTGCTTCTATAACTGGGttactttgtatgttttaataataataataacaacaacaatctgtatttttttaaaagtatgttaaaaaatgcatacaactAGGTAttcctactttaaaaaacaaacaataatatttgataaaaatttgttttctttcaacTTGTTGAAACTCCACTAGTTTCaaagcaggagaaaaaaaaggaaaatcagacACCACCACTGTAACCACAAAGGGATTGACTTTTAAATAATGCAGCATAAAACACGTACATAAATAACCTTGCCAAAGAATGCGTTTGACAGTTCTCTAAATCTAACAATAAGGTTCAATAACCCAACTGAAGTAAGCAATCTGATTTGTTAAGGATTACAGaagatttatgtaaatattgacttTGGTGAAGAAAACTGAGCTTTAGCACACTCACTTTTGTGCATCAGTCAGTAAGGCCTCTCATACAAATAGTGGTGAGTGGAGGAGGGGATAGAATTTGACTTTTTTCACTCCAAATGGTTACAGGGCCACAATAAAGGCTGCCCTTGCTGACCTCTTCTTTAGAGAAAGCTAGTCTGCTGGCTTTCTTTTTGATGCTTTGGGTTTGAGTTCTAGAAGTGAAGCATTAATAAAGAAGGAGCTATGACACTCCATGTGCACCTTTATAGAAATCCAAGACTggataaaaataca is a genomic window containing:
- the NUFIP2 gene encoding FMR1-interacting protein NUFIP2 yields the protein MEEQPGHHHHHHHHHHHHNHHHHLHSPSSHSTYYYYTPSLQHGAEGNVKYQPKPLKHDHKHALQHQEAHPKKTGHGEINGTTGDRHNPIRILGSDKSANQTASRVTNGSQQITADPNSRHLAKTINFGKTSNKTKTLLQKNSMDKKNDKTNESKPKDIKCTDKVEAGLIQNGLLSNNSGYITNGYVSKSAEHDGSGSESGYATPKKRKAKCTNAKAAENSNHLTGKMSDPEVKLDSENSKSDGFAEQKGGARLDNGKASWKCEQVPTGAGRGKPNSGDIQRKNSDAKPIAGKKFDDRPKGKASPVTSSKEDPWQLFKPPPVFPVDNSSAKIVPKISYASKVKENLNKAAQNNPVLPSSLSFSSQAGETPALNCVSQVPMSAMKSVSTVNFANGPLLVGADGGFMAAAASTVSHTLPGGAEPSSMESSPASSNPPEQKKSGLHTFSSNMQHALAEVVQGDSSGPSNQHSLGEIFQNQWGLSFINEPSAGPEAGTDKTEVGPVVWEHPTPQTSQAAEIVSSGNERPVFPKAYELEKRTSPHVPDGATLKAAHGSGGDGTVLPLEPQHLGELQKPEAASQGSLVFQSKVLEIEVTLQTSLKNTLQTSAKDKRYHGDLDCKDSWGSFDLRAAIIYHTKEMESILNLQKQDPSRIITYNEAMDHPDL